Sequence from the Helianthus annuus cultivar XRQ/B chromosome 13, HanXRQr2.0-SUNRISE, whole genome shotgun sequence genome:
TCAGCTGAAAGGCTCTAGCATTCTTCTTATTAGTTCCTTCCGCAGGTTTGGCCTTGTTATCAGCTAGCTTGACCAGTTTAGGGCATTCTGGTCTGAAATGTCCGGTTTCTCCGCAATTGAAGCAAATCATGGATTTCTTCCTGCAATTCTCCTCTTGGTGGCCCGGtttcttgcagaaattgcaattttctttacattttccaaaatgtttctttttgcaattccCGCAAAATGGCGATATGGAGGGTTGTCCGGTTCCCTTCCTTTTGAAATTACTAGTATttcccacacgaaatccttgggtaattttctgagccaattcctttttcctgttttcttctcttgtacgTACCAGCCcgtcggttaaggtattagccaATTCAACTGCATCGTCAATTGTGCTGGGTCTCGTAGCTTTGACGatatcacgaatctcgctaattaaATCCCAAATATAGCCAGAAAAAAGTATcgattctggcgaagccagagttggtacaattctggcatactcgaagaacttcgaagtataccctcgacagtcaacatccaccattcggtggttCAGGAACTTAttcgccatttgttccttttcaaaTTCGGGACAAAACTTTCTTTCCACcaattgcttaaattcttcccaattcatggcataatacatgtcacttcccttggcttgcaataccgtattccaccattctaatgcctctCCTTTGAAAAGGTGGGAGGCATACATGACCTTATCTTCCTCGACGCATTTACtaattttaattactgcttcggtcttttccaaccaacgcagtgcgacagttgccccttcattgcctgtaAATTCGACTGccttacaggcaagaaattctttataagtgcaaccaggtgttgcaactttcattttcttaagaatTGGGGCTTGAACCACATTATTATCATTATTGCCGCCTCCGTTTACACTGTTACTAAAATTATCGTCGCGCGTGCGTTTACTATGGTTGGCTTGCAAAGGTTCAACAGGGCTTTTAACAGCAGCGACGATTGCCGGGATAACATTGGCTATTCCCTgggcaacgatattttctatgtCTTGCCTATTAAGAAAATGATCCTCATTGTTTTGTtcagattgattaacttcattaactggttcattgaCGGCgtgttccatctgataattaacaatatatataaattattgGCCCAAAAATGGATAGCAATTAAACACAACAGGATAATCACACATAATCAAGTcaacacgtatagccaaaattgtcgaccttgcgactttcatatttttatatatattagtaTGCATCGATACACACCGTGtattttacaaaagttttattttaattattattatacaatattatattattactattattattattatattgtttttatattattattattattattattattattatattacacAAACATCACCACCACAGTCAGCTGTCCTATCAGAAACGACGCTCCCTCTTGTCGTATTTCCATGAGATCTTTTCTCCCACTTCTCGGATTCGAGTTCCTGCGTCCACCAGTTCCTCAccatagtggcggagttcagctaaattttctgTGCTCATAGGTGGGTATGGTGGAGGTTCAGGATCAAACTGGGGAAAATAAACATTGGGGTTATTCATGAAGTTCTGAAATTGCCAGCCGCTCACTCgctcgtccaccattcttccagctcTCCTGGTAGAAGTTGGGGGTTGACAATAGGGTCCGGTATTGCATGTTCCAAATTAATTGGAAGTTGTGATTGAGCAGGGAAATTGAAGAggttttcatcggcaggtccgatgagaTCACAGTTTGCAAGTTTGCGATCCAGTTCTTCCCAAGGCGGCATCTCCTGGGCCTGACCTGAGCTTTCCCCTATCTCCTTTCCTTTCCCTTTCTCTTTCGGATCCTCAGTCTTTTTCACCTTCTGGGCAGCTGGCTTCTTCCTACGTCCGCGTTTCCAGTCCAAGATTCTCATCCTTTTTAGGCTTTGGTTTCTCCTGCGGTTGGGCCTAGAACATTATTGGCTCCTCAGTATCTGCTTGGTAGCCAGATTGGGTTCCTATGATATCCATATCGGTGGTATGGATTGTAAAGTTTCGGAGTGCCTCCGACAGTTCATTCATGTTGTTAGCACACATGAAGAAACACACACAATTTTAAGttaaaaatctttttgttaaattaaattttcacagaatcacagaatggcaatttggagaattaagtatttctaaatacttagttggcttaaatcagtggctctgataccacctttttctttCACgggccccgacccggttttacccgtcaggagccgcgggacagaaacctgtggtattggtgtttattttggcagcggaaatttaacaggatcttttaaactgaaaatacccaattattttattttacattttgggacaaaccccataatttacaataaggaaatttcacgaggaaattccctgtttacaccaaacatgtttatttattttactaaGCCACTTTCTTCAAGCTGTAGTGCTACGCGACACTTTTCCCtggttcacagtaaatcacctgaaacatgtttaaaaagattttatcagcggggaaatactggcgagtcattcaatttgtacaaaacgacacattgttattATTTACAGCATTAAGAGTTTTCACATTTGCCCCTATCTATTAATTAGCTGGttcagttgtcactcgaccgtatatatgactgtggacatatcactaaattaggctcgcccacctaacgTGATAAATCattagtagtaatgtgcacaaaacccccacatactgccagaaattaaagattagcaaagacttaatcactgcaaaatataactggaaaacatttagggttttgtaaagcaatttgataaaaagagaatgactcacattgcaagtttagttggacagaattttgcctactgatttagcctcGTAACTtagttaaataacaatgcacacgaaactaggttagtaacttaatacaacatttacgataaactcacgaaatcaaaaccctcacgacgaatgacaaagcagcacttaaacatccatcgaatcggtttcaatcgatcagacattgtatcgtagcagtgatcgagttattaccctgtaatcgtagcagcgtttccctATGTAAATCTATGAAATTGAGTAGTATTTTTCATCTTTGAAGAAGTTTTACGAACACAGATGAAAAGGCCATGCACTGCTCGTTATATAGCTGAAATTTGagtttctcgcggcccgcataaacATGAAGAgtgtcttacgcggcccgtgagGGCCACCCTAGCTACGGATAGGGCTAGCGTGTCACGCGTAGGCTTGCCACGTGTCTGACACGTGGCCTGGAAGCTTATCCGGATCATCAAcaagttgtcgcggcccgcgtaagcttagcttaattcttacgcggcccgcgagcgaccaATAAAATTGAATTTCTTTGTTTTTCAcaaggattagggttttaggggtccgggtttctACTTACGGAGCGTTTTAGGACAATTTCGTGCAGGTCCTTACAACAGGAAAGGAACGGAAAAAATAAAATTAGATAGATCGCATGGAACAAAATGGTAAAACCTAGGAAGTATGGTGGAACTGGTATAGGGAACCTACTGAGGGCAAACTTAGCTTTAATGGTAAAATGGTGGTGGAAATTCAAGGGAAACCCCAACACATTATGGGTTAGAGTCATCAAGTCCATCCATGAAAGCAAAAGATAAAGCAAAAGTTTTTCGTTAAATAGAAAATATACCAGTACATGGAATGACATAATGTCAATAGAGAAGGAGTTGGCGGAAGCATGAATCATAATGAAAGATAACATCAAGGTAGTTATTGGTACAGAAACAAAGATTAGTTTCTGGGCCGACATCTGGGTGGGGGATAGCACGTTAAGAGAACAATTTCCTAAgctttataaaactaaaaaaataaaaatataaaaattgttgATTGTGTTAACAAGTTGGAATCCGAAGACCAATGGTGGCTCAACTGGACCAGGCCACCGAATAATGATAGTGAGCGGACCGAATGGACAAATTTGTCAACAGTCTTATATGGTTTCAAGTTTTGTGCAGGTGCAGATCGCTGGATATGGAGAGCAGACAAGGATGGTTTCTCGATCGCGGGCTTGATAGACCTAATTGAAAAGAGTGCATCGGCCGAGAATGATGAAGAATGGAAGTACTGGACCAGATTGGTGCCTCCGAAGGTCAATTATTTCTGTTGGAGTGCATGTATGGGAAGAATTCCAGTGCATGACGAGTTACTAAAGAGGGGCGTTGAAATCCAACACCATTGGAGCCCAAGATGTGAAGCATTTGAAGAAACAGTTGACCACCTACTCATCACATGTACGATGGCGAAATCTATTTGGTGGAACATACTGGCCTAGACGGAACTACCCATGAATTTGCCTCTTATCTCAACTGTGGAAGCTTTGGAGTGCATCAACATTCTTTCAGGATCAACCGCTTGGAAGAGAATAATCAACTTAGTGTTCCAAACTACTATGTGGCACATTTGGAAGGCAAGGAATAACAAAGAATTCAATGGTATCCAAAAGACGGATGGAAAAGTTATACAAGATATAAAAGCAGACACGTTCTTATGGTTAAAAGCTATATCAAAGTTTAGTGATATTGCGTCGGAGAGATGGTTGATTTTAAAATTTGAGATATAGTCATGTAAGCTAAAGTGTTTGGTTtggggtgtgggggggggggggtttctttTATTTGTATTATATGTTTTCAGGTTTTACAGCATATGCTGGTCGTGTTCTATAATCGTAGAATTCgatcgttcaaaaaaaaaaaggataACTAAGTAGATAGAAATTACTAAGATAATATTAAAAAGAGTAGTTTTTATCGAAACAAGCCATAACTTTATCGACACATTAGTGAAACTTTATTCATACTTTTACAATCTTACCCCATATAGACGATCAATAACATCACTGTAAAAAAGTTACCAATTTTAGGAACTCGCATATAAATCCAACATCATCCAATTCAAATCTAAGATgaactatatataaaaaaaacaattaagatgaactatatagaaaaaaaaacaattttttggAGAAAAGCATGTTACATGCCACAATAGTACAATCTCATGGTCAAAGATAATTCAATTCTTTCACTTCACCAACAGTCAAATTCATATAAGAAAACGAATATTGTGATGCAGCAAGAAAGACCACCACTACCACTAAAGGATGCATATGATTGATTGCTTCAATCACTATTCTCTCTATTAAActactttttcttcttcttcttcccatCCTTTCAAATTACTAAACTTTATTAATTTAATTTCACTTGCTTATCACCCACCATTTTCAATCCTATTATTCCTCATCAGACTTTCAAATTctgttcttcaatctttcttcaaAATCCCCAActtcttcttattattattagCTTGTTTCTGCAATTTCCCACATGGATGGAGTGATTTGTTCATAGATTCTTCAAGATTCTTCATAACCCATGTAAGATTCTTTCATCTCTAGGTTATGATCAtcaaaagttttgatttttatgCAAGATTACTGTTCTTTAATTTGAACAGAGCAATACCCACATAAAGTAATGATTAGTATGATAATAATCTTGATATTTAGGTTTGATTGATATGGGTATCTTTTGTAACTCATTAGAACTAACAAAAGTTTTGATTTTTGAGCAAAATTACTGATCTTTAATCTGAACAGAGCAAAACCCATCTAAAGTAATGATTAGTATGATAATAATCTTGATATTTAGGTTTGATTGATATGGGTATCTTTTGTAACTCATTAGAACTAACAAAAGTTTTGATTTTTGAGCAAAATTACTGATCTTTAATCTGAACAGAGCAAAACCCATCTAAAGTAATGATTAGTATGATAATAATCTTGTTATTTAGGTTTGATTGATATGGGTATCTTTTGTAACTTATCAGAACTAACAAAAGTTTTGATTTTTGAGCAAAATTACTGATCTTTAATCTGAACAGAGCAAAACCCATCTAAAGTAATGATTAGTAGTATAATAATCTTGATATTTAGTTTTGATTGATATGTGTATCTTCTGTAAATCATCAGAATTAAcaaaagttttaatttttttttattaattttttttttacaaaattagtgTTTTTTGATCTGAACAGAGCAAAACCCACCTAAAGTAATGGTTATTAAGATAATATCATAAGAATCTTGATATTTGGCTTTGATTTATATGGGTATGTTTTGTAACTCACCAGAACTAACaaaagttttgattttttttttttttttacaaaattgcTGTTCTTTGATCTGAACAGGGAAATACCCACCAAAAGTAATGGTTAGTAAGATAATAATCTTGATATTTAGCTTTGATTGATATGGGTATCTTTTGTAACTCATCAGAATTGGGATTCCGATCATAATCCGGTCAGATGGATTCTCCGGTGACCGGAAACCGGCATCAGAGCCTGAGCAGAAACCGGACAATGGAGAAAAGAGATGATACATCTTTGCATATAGCAGTGAGAGCAGGGGATGTGGATTCGGTTATGGAGATTTTGAGTAGTACAGGAGAACAAGAATTGAAAGAATTGTTGTCGAAAACGAATCAATCTGGCGAAACAGCTCTTTATGTGGCTGCAGAATATGGTTGTGTGGATTTTGTTAGAGAGATGATGAAGTATTATGATTTGGAGGCTGCTGGGATCAAGGCGAAGAACGGGTTTGACGCGTTTCATATCGCGGCGAAACAAGGCGATCTTGGTATGGATTTCGATATAAACTCATGATGCTTGTTTTGTATATGTTGTCAGTTGTTTTGTTAATTAATTGTTGAATACTGAGGTCAAATGAAGTAAATTTGACCTGAAATTTAATATAGGAGGTTCTtgagaaaaaaaaaggaaaactaAATCATATGATCAAATAGTATTATAAATTTCTACAAAGAGATAAAATTGGTGGATTTTTTTTAGCTTGGGAAGTAATAAGTTTGACCAACAAAGTCAACTTGTACCATTttcttaggggttgtttgtttacctcttaatgaggctcttaatggttcagacctcttactggttcagcacttaacggTTCAGaatgtttgtttcacgagcagaggtctgaatggttcaaacatttgcctctgaatggttaagatttatacagagtctgaatggtaaagacctctaatctgagttggtcagacatttgcctctaaacggttaaccattatacaggctcttaatggttcagacctcttactggttcagcacttaatggttcagacctcctcttactggttcaacacttaaccattcagatgttgccaaataGCCCCTTAGATCGGTTTCCATTTACCTAATAATTTGCGACACAACAAGTTCTTGATAACCTTAGCCTTGTAGTCTTGTACCTAGTAAATTCTCCTTCATTTTTTCATAAGTTTGACCTGAAAAGTCAACTTGTAACTTTTTCTTGAAACCGTGTAGTGGTTGGTCGGCTAATATGGGGCCGCATAATGAGTTCTTGACAAATCAAACAATCAGGCCTAGAAGTTGATTAGGTATTTTTGCATAAATGTTAATGATCAGGAAATCTTGAATTTGGAAAGTAATAAGTTTGACCTCTAAAGTCAATCCTTACCATTTTCCTAGAACCGTTTATTGATTGGCAACATTTTCCTAGAACCGTTAATTTGCGATATAATGAACTCTTGACAACCTTAGCAATGTACTTAGCATGAATTCTCCTTCATTTGTTCCTACGGTTGACCTGAAAAGTCAAAATGTAACTTAGGGGccgtttggcaacatctgaaccaGTAACTAGTAAGGCTCattaaggctcggctcgttcgagcttttaacttagccgatcccAAGTAGCTCTCGAGTCTctaggcttgtttacacccctaccaATAAGTGTTGAACCGGGTAAGAGGCTCTGAGCCAGTAAGTGTTGCTGTTTGGTTGGACCTCCGAATGACTGTGCagaatgactattttacccctCTGAACTATTTTGTGTTGGATGAAATGTATCTGTTTAGTCAAACACTTGGAACTGATTATTCGATTTAACACATCCAAATGCTCCGTTAATCAACGGTTAGAAACGTTATACTCAACTCGTTTAAGTTATGATTCAAGACGTCTCACCATCCCATTGTTGCACACGTTTAAGTTATACCACACTTTTTAAAAATTCAATCTTTAGTATTATTGACCTATTGCATTAAATCTTGACCCGATTGTTTCTTTTCAGAGATATTGAAGGTTCTTATGGAATCACAATCCGAGCTTTCAATGACGTTTGATCAAACGAACACAACGGCAGTACACACGGCTTGTGAACAAGGTCATATCGAGGTGGTCAAATTCTTATTGGAGAAAAATAGTAGTATGGCGACTATAGCCAAAAGCAACCATAAAACCGCCTTACATTCTTGTGCACGAAAGGGTCATTTGGATGTAATGAAAGCGCTTTTGGAGAAAGTACCCGAAATCGCCACTAGAGCGGATAAAAAGGGACAAACCGCTCTTCATATGGCTGCTAAAGGACAAAGTGTTGACATTGTTAATGAACTTATTGCGGCTGATGATGGACTCATAAACATGGTTGATAAAAAGGAGAACACTGCGTTACATATAGCTACACGAAAGGGTCGCTTAGAGGTAATCATGGATTATTATGCTCTTGTTTtaagttgactttgacttttgaggtcaaaaTGGTAGTTTTTACTTTCGGGTTTTGTTTGAATTGTAGTTTGAGATATAAgtttaagagtaaaatgccattttggtccctgaggtttggttacttttgccactttagtccaaaactcaaaccttttgcatctgggtccctgtggtttccgttttattgccattttggtccaaaaatgaaatcaggtcatacttgtcttataaaatcctgtaattttgtcattttcctcagggggcaaatcaggtcatatttgtcttataaaatatggtatttatttgtaaaaaagaaatgatcattttgcccctgcggaaaatgacaaaataacaggattttataagacaaatatgacctgatttcatttttggaccaaaatggcaataaaactgaaaccacagggacccagatgcaaaaagtttgtgttttggactaaagtggcaaaattgaccaaaccacagggaccaaaatggcagttttcTCTAAGTTTAATGTTGCAGTAACATTTCGAGAAAGTTGACTTTGAATCTGACTTTTGAGGTCAAAATGCTAGCttttaaatttgatttttttcaGATCGTATTTCAAGTTAATTAACTCGTGAATATTGCTTGATTTCACGGCCTCTATTTTCTCAAAGGCTCTTAAGATTGTCATAGTTTCCTTTCAAGaaagttgactttgactttttaaGTCAAAATACTTATTTTTAGACTTGAAGTTTTCTCATTTATCTCTAACTGTAGTTTGTTATGAAGTTTACTGTCTTACCTCCCAATAATCTGAAAAAGTTGGAAAGAATCCCTTACAATTTTAATTTCAAAGTGTGGtgttttgactttgactttgacttctgaAGTCCTCAAAAGTCAAAACTCATGAACATTGCTTAATTTCATGGTTCTCAATTTGCAGATTGTTCTAGCACTGCTAAGTCACAAGGAAACAATACAAAAAGACGCCATCAACAAATCTGGAGAAACCGCACTCGATACTGCAGAGAAATTTACCCGACCCGATATCGCAACCGTCTTACGAGAACACGGAGTTGTGAATGCAAAGTCATTGAAAAAACCACCACCAATGAACCCCGCGGCTCGGGAACTCAAACAAACTGTAAGCGACATAAAACACGAGGTCCATGACCAACTCGAGCACACGCTCAAAACTCACAAACGCGTTAAAGGGATCGGAAAACGTATAAACAGAATGCACCATGAAAGCCTCAACAATGCCATCAACTCCACCACTGTTGTGGCGGTTTTGATCGCTACGGTAACCTTTGCAGCCATATATCAACTGCCCGGACAATACGCCGATGGATCATCGGAACCGCCCCAACCGCCCCCTGTTGATAAAACGTTAGGTGAAGCAAACATATCTGGAAATCCCGAGTTTATCGTTTTCTTGATCTTCGACTCACTTGCGCTATTCATATCGCTAGCGGTGGTGGTGGTTCAGACGTCAATCGTGGTGGTGGAACGACGGGCTAAGAAACAAGTGATGGCGGTTATCAATAAGTTAATGTGGTTAGCATGTGTTTTTGTTTCGGTAGCGTTTCTTGCTCTTTCGTTTGTCGTTGTGGGAAACGAGAGGTGGTTGGCGGTTGGGGTGGCGGTTATAGGGTCAGTGACATTGGCATCAACACTAGGAACAATGTGTTACTGGGTGATCATGCATCGGATCGAGGCTAACAACTTAAGGAGTATACGTCGGTCGGCGAGGAGTAGCAAGTCGCTATCGGGATCGGTTTCCATACACTCGGATTCCGAAAATGATGATTTCAAGAAACTATATGCCATCTGATTCTTCACTGCTAATGAACCATTGTTCTGTTATAAATGCAAATAAAAATACCATGTTTTGCAAGAATAAATGATTTTGGACAAAGTTTTTCAAAACTTTGCAATTCTTGCAAAGTATAGGGTTCTTTTTGTATTTTAACATAAATGAGGGTTTGTTTAGAGCAAATTGTCAAAGTATGATGGTTTAAAAGTTAAACCTGAGGGTATCTTATTGCAACTTAGTTGTTGTATCAAATCAGCTACAAgttcatatgtatatatatatatatatttccagaGGGAGAGAGAAGGCATGCATGTTTTGAGATGCTGCTATATGCATTAGTTGTTGTACTATTTTGTATGTGCATTGATGGTTGTACTCTAGGTTGGGTGGGTCTTAATATGCTACACCTGGGATTGTTCTTATTGTATGTATTTTAGTATATAGTAATGGTTATAAAAGTGTATTGAGGTTCTAAGTATTCTATTATATATAATGCTTGATCTAGAGTAGGCCTTATAGGACCGGCACGTTAGGGTCTAATGTGCCAGGTCAAAACGGGTTCAGATCAAATTGGGGTTTTGTTTGAGGTCAAAACGGGTTCAAATTAAATTGGGGTTTTGTTTGAAACGGCC
This genomic interval carries:
- the LOC110898260 gene encoding ankyrin repeat-containing protein At5g02620 — encoded protein: MDSPVTGNRHQSLSRNRTMEKRDDTSLHIAVRAGDVDSVMEILSSTGEQELKELLSKTNQSGETALYVAAEYGCVDFVREMMKYYDLEAAGIKAKNGFDAFHIAAKQGDLEILKVLMESQSELSMTFDQTNTTAVHTACEQGHIEVVKFLLEKNSSMATIAKSNHKTALHSCARKGHLDVMKALLEKVPEIATRADKKGQTALHMAAKGQSVDIVNELIAADDGLINMVDKKENTALHIATRKGRLEIVLALLSHKETIQKDAINKSGETALDTAEKFTRPDIATVLREHGVVNAKSLKKPPPMNPAARELKQTVSDIKHEVHDQLEHTLKTHKRVKGIGKRINRMHHESLNNAINSTTVVAVLIATVTFAAIYQLPGQYADGSSEPPQPPPVDKTLGEANISGNPEFIVFLIFDSLALFISLAVVVVQTSIVVVERRAKKQVMAVINKLMWLACVFVSVAFLALSFVVVGNERWLAVGVAVIGSVTLASTLGTMCYWVIMHRIEANNLRSIRRSARSSKSLSGSVSIHSDSENDDFKKLYAI